Proteins from a genomic interval of Procambarus clarkii isolate CNS0578487 chromosome 45, FALCON_Pclarkii_2.0, whole genome shotgun sequence:
- the LOC138350297 gene encoding craniofacial development protein 2-like: protein MNESGQRLLEFCCRHDLFITNSFLDTKPQHKVSSRHPRSKHWHQFDLVLMGHCNLRSVKLTRSFQSVDCDTDHSLVDCRVNFQPRKIHRTKEGRPRINVNKTRDLHKVEEFPAALVNAPPRPPCDIASERWSHLRGTIFNTAMSTFGKRQNKSAGWFEASTEELLPLVEEKRRTLILQEPAFRKEPTGPLYCPQ, encoded by the coding sequence atgaatgagagtgggcagcgccttctggagttctgctgtcgtcatgatctcttcatcaccaattccttcttgGACACCAAGCCTCAGCACAAGGTTTCCTCGAGACAccccaggtctaagcattggcaccaatTCGACCTGGTGCTTATGGGGCATTGCAATCTGAGAAGCGTCAAACTGACTCGCAGCTTCCAGAGTGTagattgtgacaccgaccactctctcgtcgATTGCAGAGTAAATTTCCAaccccggaaaatccacagaacaaaggagggaagaccacgcattaacgtaaacaagacccgtgatcttcacaaggtggaggaattccCTGCTGCGCTGGTAAATGCCCCTCCTAGACCACCCTGCGATAtcgcaagtgagaggtggtcacatctcaggggcactattttcaacactgccatgtccaccttcggtaagaggcagaacaagtcagcaggttggttcgaggccagtacagaggaactgttacccctcgttGAAGAAAAGAGACGAactctcatcctacaagaacctgctttcagaaaggaacctacaggccctctGTACTGCCCGCAGTAG